A single genomic interval of Helianthus annuus cultivar XRQ/B chromosome 6, HanXRQr2.0-SUNRISE, whole genome shotgun sequence harbors:
- the LOC110865073 gene encoding U2 small nuclear ribonucleoprotein B''-like isoform X2, whose translation MMYMAKKRRDGPQGYNGVRTKNNGARDALYQSEKPDKQETTPPDNILEDDMLALLLKQFSGFKDVKIIYAKLGIAFFVFDEKKNFLLQRNPHRAQDHPSKMSFLQKLKKIVLCVGIKMHNGVCVNVWFNLKREDEVQYFGCSGHYKCHLG comes from the exons ATGATGTATATGGCTAAAAAGAGAAGAGACGGTCCACAAGGTTACAATGGTGTAAGGACCAAAAACAATGGAGCCCGTGAT GCTCTGTACCAAAGCGAAAAACCCGACAAACAAGAAACAACACCACCAGACAACATTCTTGAGGACGACATGTTGGCGCTTTTACTCAAACAATTCTCAGGATTCAAGGACGTCAAAATAATCTATGCAAAACTGGGTATCGCTTTTTTCGTGTTTGATGAGAAAAAAAACTTTCTATTGCAACGCAATCCCCATAGGGCTCAAGATCACCCCTCAAAAATGtcttttttacaaaaattgaAGAAAATAGTACTATGTGTAGGGATAAAGATGCATAATGGTGTTTGTGTGAATGTGTGGTTTAATTTAAAAAGAGAAGATGAAGTGCAGTATTTTGGTTGTTCTGGGCATTATAAGTGCCACCTAGGCTAG